The proteins below come from a single Natranaerofaba carboxydovora genomic window:
- a CDS encoding endonuclease MutS2: protein MKDKSYKKLELDKILAELKKETYSDMAKEMIDNTEFSQNVDEVKKMQKETSEAAFLIRESGGISLNGLKDVRGPLQLAKKDGTLSMEQFIDVLSVLQAQKRVQNFFKDDEIYESYPIIMNIVGQIPSLKNLTVKLEKLLDIDRVDFKDNASGELSSVRKQIKNKRSDLKGRLEKVKRSFSKYLQDEVITVRNNRYVLPVKAEHQGEVKGVTHDYSTTGATVYIEPESLMELSNEIARLTAKEEREVERLLRLLSQDIKNENEGLKQVLQYLVELDFIMAKGSLAIKMNAVEPEINREKKLDIIQGRHPLLGEEVVPVSVNLGKEFNTLVITGPNTGGKTVTLKTVGLFSLMTQYGLHIPADDGSVMAVFDEVFADIGDEQNIEQSLSTFSSHMKNIIGILENASSNSLVLLDELGAGTDPTEGSALAMAILEYLHSREIRTIATTHFTGLKNFAYKKQGMENASVEFDEKTLEPTYKLMIGIPGKSNALVISKRLGLKDEIIETARSFIGEGDLKVDELISSLTKKEKKSEELKEDIERSKAEVNNLKARLTKKEEELKEKEKNIIERAREEAAEIITEAKRQAERQISEIRKLSSKDSHKEITETSTNVRNELTQTKEALEKELNKTTSKPIDPSELKPGTEVYVKSLDKPGTFQEISEDKKEAQVQVGLMKVNVKVKELYPYESNDQKGNTAKQYGSTSGSPKENKVRSSKLGVQKAGSMSQELDIRGHRIDEAIQKIDKYLDDALLAGLNSVRIIHGKGTGDLRRGVHFHLEGHGHIKNYRLGEKGEGGEGVTVVTLAG, encoded by the coding sequence GTGAAAGATAAGTCTTATAAAAAGTTAGAACTAGATAAAATATTAGCCGAGTTAAAAAAAGAAACATATTCGGATATGGCTAAAGAAATGATAGATAATACAGAGTTTTCCCAGAATGTAGATGAAGTAAAAAAGATGCAAAAAGAGACTAGCGAAGCTGCTTTTTTGATCCGGGAAAGCGGGGGAATATCTTTAAATGGCTTAAAAGATGTTCGGGGACCTCTTCAATTAGCCAAAAAAGATGGAACACTTTCTATGGAACAATTTATAGATGTACTTAGTGTTCTGCAGGCTCAAAAAAGAGTACAAAACTTTTTTAAAGATGATGAAATATATGAATCATACCCTATAATTATGAATATTGTAGGGCAAATTCCTAGTCTAAAAAATTTAACTGTCAAACTTGAAAAGTTACTTGATATTGATAGAGTGGATTTTAAAGACAATGCAAGTGGTGAGCTATCAAGTGTTAGGAAACAAATAAAAAATAAAAGGTCGGATTTAAAAGGTCGCTTAGAAAAGGTTAAAAGAAGCTTTAGTAAGTACCTTCAAGATGAAGTTATAACTGTACGAAACAACAGGTACGTTCTTCCCGTAAAAGCTGAACATCAAGGTGAAGTAAAGGGTGTTACCCATGATTATTCTACAACCGGAGCGACCGTATATATTGAGCCAGAATCTTTGATGGAGTTAAGTAACGAAATCGCAAGACTTACTGCAAAAGAAGAAAGAGAAGTAGAAAGGTTATTAAGGCTTCTTAGCCAGGATATAAAAAATGAGAATGAAGGATTAAAACAAGTTCTTCAGTATCTAGTTGAGCTTGACTTTATTATGGCAAAAGGATCGCTAGCTATAAAAATGAATGCTGTAGAACCCGAAATAAATAGGGAGAAGAAGCTTGATATAATACAGGGAAGACATCCCTTGTTAGGAGAAGAGGTTGTTCCTGTAAGCGTAAACCTTGGTAAAGAGTTTAATACTCTGGTCATAACAGGACCTAACACAGGTGGGAAAACAGTAACCCTTAAAACGGTGGGTCTCTTTAGTCTTATGACTCAGTACGGGCTTCATATTCCTGCGGATGATGGAAGTGTAATGGCAGTTTTTGATGAAGTCTTTGCTGATATTGGTGATGAGCAAAATATTGAACAATCATTAAGTACATTTAGTTCTCATATGAAAAATATTATAGGTATTTTGGAAAATGCATCTTCTAATTCTCTGGTGTTACTTGATGAGCTTGGAGCGGGTACAGACCCTACAGAAGGTTCGGCCCTTGCAATGGCTATACTCGAATATCTACACAGTAGGGAGATTAGAACCATAGCTACGACACACTTTACCGGTCTGAAGAATTTTGCTTACAAAAAGCAGGGAATGGAGAATGCATCGGTTGAATTTGATGAAAAAACATTAGAACCCACATATAAATTAATGATAGGTATTCCCGGTAAAAGTAATGCTCTGGTGATTTCGAAGAGACTTGGTTTAAAGGATGAAATTATAGAAACTGCTAGAAGCTTTATAGGTGAGGGAGATCTAAAAGTCGATGAGCTTATATCATCTCTAACAAAGAAAGAGAAAAAATCAGAGGAATTAAAAGAAGATATTGAAAGGTCAAAAGCTGAGGTGAATAACCTGAAAGCTAGACTTACTAAGAAAGAAGAAGAGCTAAAAGAAAAAGAAAAAAATATAATAGAACGGGCAAGAGAAGAAGCAGCAGAGATAATTACAGAAGCTAAACGCCAGGCAGAAAGACAAATCTCTGAAATAAGAAAATTATCAAGTAAAGATTCGCACAAAGAAATAACAGAAACTTCAACGAATGTAAGAAATGAACTTACTCAAACAAAAGAAGCTTTAGAAAAAGAGCTTAACAAAACCACATCAAAGCCTATTGACCCTTCAGAACTAAAACCAGGTACAGAAGTATATGTAAAGAGTTTAGATAAACCTGGAACATTTCAAGAAATATCTGAGGACAAAAAAGAAGCCCAAGTACAGGTTGGACTTATGAAGGTGAATGTCAAAGTAAAAGAACTTTATCCTTACGAATCAAATGATCAAAAAGGAAACACTGCCAAGCAATATGGTAGTACTTCTGGTTCGCCAAAAGAAAATAAAGTAAGATCAAGTAAACTTGGTGTACAAAAAGCTGGATCTATGTCCCAGGAGTTAGATATACGGGGCCATAGGATAGATGAAGCTATACAAAAGATAGATAAATATTTGGATGATGCACTACTTGCTGGCCTTAATAGTGTTAGAATCATTCACGGAAAAGGCACAGGAGATCTTAGACGAGGAGTTCACTTTCATCTTGAGGGACACGGACATATAAAAAATTATAGATTAGGTGAAAAAGGTGAAGGTGGAGAGGGTGTAACCGTAGTAACTCTTGCTGGTTAA
- the polX gene encoding DNA polymerase/3'-5' exonuclease PolX, whose product MTNIEIALVLKEIANFLKLKEDNPYRVRAYQKGAQIIERQQEDIVRLVQENRLDSIEGIGEKLASQVEEIIKTGRCSFLEELKSEFPAILKSILGIPGVGTKTARIIFNNLEIKSLNDLKKACESGEVRRLPSLGKKTEKNILQGIEKLEKQEQRHLLGLAFPFAKSLLNNIREFDEVEFVELAGSIRRKQETVKDIDVIVITNDNNRQQVKDKIIDLPLIRQILKDDGEKISFLNIIGLKVDVFMLSESKFPLGWIELTGNKEHVEMLKERVAKKNLEISLGGKLNKESVSEEDVYSFLDLQYIPPELREGKDEINLAEDKNIPDLVEKSQLKGDLHIHTNWSDGTDSLEDMAYSAKNKGYEYIAVTDHSRSLSIAGGLSIDELKNQTENIRKLNEEKQDSFKIFSGVEADILNDGSLDYPDEILKELDFVIGSIHQGFGQDQEKITKRVLLAMENPYVRVIAHPLGRLINKREGHKLDLERIFEKAIETGTALEINSSVDRLDLPFNYVKKAKEYGIKFVINTDAHDTNRLEEIKYGVFVARKGYLEQSDVINTMSLDELNLWLKEKKPGREQSER is encoded by the coding sequence ATGACTAATATAGAAATAGCTTTGGTGTTAAAAGAGATAGCTAATTTTTTGAAGCTAAAAGAGGATAATCCTTATAGAGTAAGAGCATACCAAAAGGGAGCACAGATAATAGAGAGACAACAAGAAGATATTGTGAGACTTGTCCAGGAAAATAGACTTGATAGCATTGAAGGTATAGGTGAAAAACTTGCATCACAGGTTGAAGAAATAATAAAAACTGGCCGTTGTTCTTTTTTAGAAGAACTAAAATCAGAGTTTCCAGCTATTTTGAAAAGTATTCTTGGCATACCGGGAGTAGGTACTAAGACGGCTCGGATTATATTTAATAACTTGGAAATAAAATCTTTAAATGATTTGAAAAAGGCATGTGAAAGCGGAGAAGTTAGAAGACTCCCCTCTCTTGGCAAAAAAACAGAGAAAAATATATTGCAGGGGATAGAAAAACTAGAAAAGCAAGAACAAAGACATCTGTTAGGGTTAGCTTTTCCATTTGCTAAGAGTCTTTTAAATAATATTAGGGAATTTGATGAGGTAGAATTTGTAGAACTTGCCGGTAGTATTAGAAGAAAACAAGAAACAGTAAAGGATATTGACGTTATCGTTATCACAAATGATAATAACCGTCAGCAGGTAAAAGATAAAATAATTGATCTTCCGCTTATTAGACAAATCTTGAAAGATGACGGGGAAAAAATATCTTTTCTAAATATTATCGGGCTTAAGGTCGATGTTTTTATGTTGTCAGAAAGCAAATTTCCATTAGGATGGATAGAACTAACTGGCAACAAAGAACATGTCGAAATGCTAAAAGAAAGAGTAGCAAAGAAAAACCTTGAGATATCTTTGGGTGGGAAATTAAATAAAGAAAGTGTTAGCGAAGAGGATGTGTACAGTTTTCTTGATTTGCAGTATATTCCTCCAGAATTAAGAGAAGGCAAGGATGAAATAAATCTTGCTGAAGACAAGAATATCCCCGATTTGGTTGAGAAGTCTCAGTTGAAAGGTGATCTACACATCCATACTAACTGGAGTGATGGTACAGATAGCTTAGAAGATATGGCTTATAGTGCAAAAAATAAGGGTTATGAATATATAGCTGTCACGGACCATTCTCGGTCATTATCGATTGCTGGGGGTTTAAGCATCGATGAACTAAAAAATCAGACAGAAAATATAAGAAAGCTTAATGAAGAAAAGCAAGATAGCTTTAAAATATTTTCAGGAGTTGAAGCTGATATACTAAACGATGGCAGTCTTGATTATCCGGATGAAATTTTAAAGGAGTTAGATTTTGTGATCGGTTCTATTCATCAGGGATTTGGTCAGGATCAAGAAAAAATAACCAAAAGAGTATTATTAGCGATGGAAAATCCGTATGTAAGAGTGATAGCTCATCCCCTTGGTAGACTTATAAATAAACGAGAAGGCCATAAGCTTGACCTGGAGAGGATTTTTGAAAAGGCCATAGAAACAGGAACAGCGCTGGAGATAAACTCATCGGTGGATAGATTGGATCTACCTTTTAATTATGTAAAAAAAGCAAAAGAATATGGGATTAAATTTGTCATTAATACTGATGCCCACGATACTAATCGACTTGAAGAGATAAAATATGGGGTTTTTGTGGCGAGAAAAGGTTATTTGGAACAAAGTGATGTTATTAATACAATGTCCCTTGATGAGTTAAATTTATGGTTGAAGGAGAAAAAGCCCGGGAGGGAACAAAGTGAAAGATAA
- a CDS encoding CvpA family protein, translated as MCFLLIFFAVFQGAKLGFVYQLFSVLQLLAAYIISVSYFQELSDFFNEVLNLGGFLEGSILVNIAAFLILFFVTKTLISFVGGIIGISTFLPVVSTLNRVLGGAFGLIKGIIVVMIVMAIMFVLPWGFFQESLWESQVFLFWLEFWPKIILMFI; from the coding sequence ATTTGCTTTTTACTTATATTTTTTGCTGTTTTTCAAGGGGCAAAGCTGGGTTTTGTTTACCAGTTATTTAGCGTGCTACAACTATTAGCAGCGTATATTATTTCTGTTTCTTATTTTCAGGAATTAAGTGATTTTTTTAATGAAGTGCTAAACTTAGGTGGTTTTTTAGAAGGCAGTATATTGGTAAATATAGCTGCTTTTTTAATATTATTTTTTGTTACCAAGACTTTAATTAGCTTTGTCGGTGGAATAATAGGTATAAGTACTTTTTTGCCTGTTGTAAGTACATTGAATAGAGTTTTAGGAGGAGCTTTTGGCTTAATCAAAGGAATAATAGTGGTTATGATAGTGATGGCAATAATGTTTGTTTTACCCTGGGGATTTTTTCAGGAAAGTTTATGGGAATCACAGGTATTTTTATTTTGGCTGGAGTTTTGGCCAAAAATAATTTTGATGTTTATTTAG
- a CDS encoding cell division protein ZapA: MPSKKKNKKNKNKNNHDQAENPEIKGDKEIKNESDNIDQQDENYKDSSLDASEDKKQEVNKVVARIFGEDFCIKGDLSEEDIKKIAELVDYKMTEIFEKHPTLSSQKIAVLAALNIAEEYLRLEKDHKELLALVDERDLANGS, translated from the coding sequence ATGCCTTCTAAAAAGAAAAACAAAAAAAATAAAAACAAGAATAATCATGATCAAGCTGAAAATCCTGAAATAAAAGGTGATAAAGAAATTAAAAACGAAAGTGATAATATAGATCAGCAAGATGAAAATTATAAAGATAGTTCATTGGATGCATCAGAAGACAAAAAACAAGAGGTTAATAAAGTTGTGGCAAGGATATTTGGTGAAGATTTTTGTATTAAAGGTGATCTTTCAGAGGAAGATATAAAGAAGATTGCAGAACTTGTGGATTACAAAATGACTGAGATATTTGAAAAACATCCAACCTTAAGCAGTCAAAAAATTGCTGTACTTGCAGCTTTGAATATTGCGGAAGAATATCTGCGTTTAGAAAAAGACCATAAGGAGTTATTAGCTTTAGTGGACGAAAGAGATTTAGCCAATGGTAGCTGA
- the pheT gene encoding phenylalanine--tRNA ligase subunit beta, translating to MKISYNWLKELLNIDIDPYELAGELTNGGVEVETVKPFVEDLSKENLVVGEVLDVSSHPNADNLSVVEVKAGTSEDPLHIVCGADNVAKGQKVPVALPGAVLPGGFKIKKAKLRGEKSYGMICSSEELGLLPEEGEEGIMVLDPALEAGEDLVEVMGLDDYILEFDLTPNRADCLGMMGVCYEVAALLDIPFEPPKPPVTFDKNEAENMVSVDIKDEELCNRYTAHIVKDIKIGPSPTWLKQRLRAVGIRPINNLVDITNFVMFEYGQPMHAFDYDRVSGDEIIVRRAYENEKLTTLDEKERTLDESALVIADKERAIGLAGVMGGLNTEVTPETKTMLLEAAAFDNINIRRTANRLNLRSEASLRFEKGIDPNNTLNAALRALELIEELGIGKVVSGTVDEYPVKAFPEKIKLKTENVRKLTGLKISSNEIKDVFRKLQFGIEEVGESGAEDEMLKITAPTRRQDIKIEVDLIEEVTRLYGYDNLPTTLPEGILTQGMMTAPQKIKEIIRDTMLSSGLCEVLTFTFISPEEFDSINLSNEDPLRKAIPISNPLSEEQSIMRTTMLPSFLSVLEYNQNRGEGDFHIFEIGKVFLTEELPLNTLPEEREMLACAMMGKTTEEGWLKEGEKADFFHLKGIIELLFQRLGLADEMEFLPYEHPSYHPTRAAKINLKGKEVGTIGEIHPMVASEKYELTNRVVYCELRIDELVQNANLETTYKPLPKYPAVLRDIALLVSKDVPAGEVEETIEKAGGDLIEAIRLFDLYEGEQIPEGKRSLAYSLKFRAPDRTMTDEEVENLYNTIENELKDKCGAEIRK from the coding sequence ATGAAAATCTCATATAATTGGCTAAAAGAACTTTTGAATATAGATATTGATCCGTATGAACTAGCCGGGGAGCTAACAAATGGAGGAGTGGAAGTAGAAACAGTTAAGCCCTTTGTAGAAGATTTATCAAAAGAAAACTTGGTAGTTGGAGAAGTTTTGGATGTCTCTTCTCATCCAAATGCGGATAATCTTAGTGTTGTTGAAGTAAAGGCAGGAACAAGCGAAGACCCTCTACATATAGTTTGTGGTGCCGATAATGTTGCTAAAGGGCAAAAAGTACCTGTAGCTTTACCAGGGGCAGTGCTTCCAGGTGGGTTTAAGATAAAAAAAGCAAAGCTAAGAGGAGAAAAATCATATGGCATGATCTGTTCTAGTGAAGAACTTGGGCTGCTGCCAGAAGAGGGTGAAGAAGGAATTATGGTACTTGATCCTGCTCTTGAGGCAGGAGAAGACTTGGTGGAAGTTATGGGTCTTGATGATTACATACTTGAATTTGACCTGACACCTAATAGAGCTGATTGTCTAGGGATGATGGGAGTTTGTTATGAGGTAGCTGCGCTTTTAGACATTCCTTTTGAACCCCCAAAACCGCCAGTTACTTTTGATAAAAACGAAGCAGAAAATATGGTGAGTGTTGATATAAAAGATGAAGAACTATGTAATAGGTATACTGCTCATATCGTTAAAGATATAAAGATCGGGCCGTCTCCTACCTGGTTAAAACAGCGTCTTAGAGCTGTAGGGATTAGACCTATTAATAATCTTGTTGATATTACAAACTTTGTGATGTTTGAATACGGACAACCAATGCACGCTTTTGATTATGATAGAGTTTCTGGTGATGAAATAATTGTTAGAAGAGCATATGAAAATGAAAAGCTTACAACCCTTGATGAGAAGGAAAGGACTTTGGACGAGAGTGCTCTTGTTATAGCTGATAAAGAGCGAGCCATTGGGCTTGCAGGGGTTATGGGAGGTCTAAATACCGAGGTCACACCAGAGACAAAGACTATGCTTTTAGAGGCAGCGGCTTTTGATAATATTAACATTAGAAGAACGGCAAATAGACTAAATCTCAGGTCTGAGGCTTCCTTGAGATTTGAAAAAGGTATTGACCCAAATAATACTTTAAATGCTGCACTTAGAGCTTTAGAATTAATTGAAGAACTAGGAATTGGCAAAGTGGTCTCTGGTACAGTTGATGAATATCCAGTAAAAGCTTTTCCGGAAAAAATTAAGTTAAAAACTGAAAATGTCAGAAAACTTACAGGTTTGAAAATTAGTAGCAATGAAATCAAAGATGTTTTTAGAAAGCTTCAATTTGGTATTGAAGAAGTTGGAGAATCAGGCGCAGAAGACGAGATGTTAAAAATAACTGCGCCAACCAGAAGACAGGATATAAAAATTGAAGTTGATTTGATAGAAGAAGTGACGAGATTGTATGGTTATGATAATCTACCTACAACACTACCTGAAGGTATATTGACTCAGGGGATGATGACTGCCCCCCAAAAAATCAAGGAAATCATCAGAGATACAATGCTTTCAAGTGGATTGTGTGAGGTACTGACTTTTACTTTTATATCGCCTGAAGAATTTGACAGTATTAATCTTTCAAATGAAGACCCTCTAAGAAAAGCGATACCGATATCTAACCCTTTAAGTGAAGAGCAAAGTATAATGAGAACTACAATGCTGCCTTCTTTTTTATCGGTGTTAGAGTATAATCAAAATAGAGGCGAAGGAGATTTTCATATTTTTGAGATAGGTAAAGTGTTTTTGACAGAAGAGCTGCCGCTTAATACTCTGCCTGAAGAAAGAGAAATGCTTGCCTGTGCCATGATGGGCAAAACAACAGAAGAGGGCTGGTTAAAAGAAGGTGAAAAAGCGGACTTCTTTCACTTAAAAGGAATTATTGAATTATTGTTTCAAAGGTTAGGATTGGCAGATGAAATGGAATTTTTGCCTTATGAACATCCAAGCTATCATCCGACTAGAGCAGCCAAAATCAACTTGAAAGGAAAAGAGGTAGGTACTATAGGTGAAATACATCCTATGGTAGCATCTGAAAAATATGAACTAACAAATAGAGTGGTTTACTGCGAACTTAGAATAGATGAACTTGTTCAAAATGCAAATCTAGAAACAACTTATAAACCACTACCAAAGTATCCTGCTGTGTTAAGAGATATTGCTCTTTTGGTATCTAAAGATGTTCCTGCAGGTGAAGTAGAAGAGACGATAGAAAAAGCAGGTGGGGATCTTATAGAGGCTATTAGATTATTTGATCTTTATGAAGGAGAGCAGATACCAGAAGGTAAGAGAAGCCTTGCTTACTCCTTGAAGTTTAGAGCACCTGATAGGACTATGACTGATGAGGAAGTGGAGAATCTATATAATACTATAGAAAATGAGCTTAAAGATAAATGTGGGGCAGAGATTAGGAAATAG
- the pheS gene encoding phenylalanine--tRNA ligase subunit alpha, with protein sequence MEQELRDMEQQAKDKISAAENLDQLEKIRVEFLGKKGNLTTILRKMGQLPEDERPKIGKLANEIRDGLESFLKDRQEELKEKELKEKLEKERIDVTLPGKKIEQGQKHPLNKVLDEINEIFLGMGYTIQDGPEIETDYYNFEALNIPKGHPAREMQDSFYFTDEILLRTHTSPIQARTMEKIAPKLPIRIICTGKVYRKDDDATHSPMFHQVEGLVVDEVITMGDLKGTLLNFARQMFGEKQQIRLRPSYFPFTEPSAEVDISCVICEGSGCRICKNTGWLEILGAGMVHPRVFEMSGYDPEKVTGFAFGMGVERIAMLKYGFDDMRVFFANDKRMFRQFI encoded by the coding sequence ATGGAACAAGAGTTAAGAGATATGGAACAACAGGCAAAAGATAAAATATCAGCAGCAGAAAATTTAGACCAATTAGAAAAGATTAGGGTTGAGTTTTTGGGCAAAAAAGGGAACTTAACTACAATATTAAGAAAAATGGGCCAACTTCCAGAAGATGAACGACCCAAAATAGGTAAACTAGCAAATGAAATAAGAGACGGGTTAGAATCGTTTTTAAAAGATAGACAAGAAGAGCTTAAGGAAAAAGAACTTAAAGAAAAGTTAGAAAAAGAAAGAATAGACGTGACACTTCCAGGAAAGAAAATTGAACAAGGGCAAAAACATCCGCTAAACAAAGTTTTGGATGAAATCAATGAAATTTTCCTCGGGATGGGTTATACAATTCAAGACGGACCAGAGATTGAAACTGACTACTATAACTTTGAGGCTTTAAATATTCCTAAGGGGCACCCCGCAAGAGAAATGCAGGATTCTTTTTATTTTACCGATGAAATTCTACTTAGAACTCATACCTCACCTATTCAGGCAAGAACTATGGAGAAGATAGCTCCAAAGCTTCCTATAAGAATTATCTGCACAGGAAAAGTTTATAGAAAAGATGATGATGCTACTCATTCGCCTATGTTTCACCAGGTTGAAGGATTAGTTGTAGATGAAGTTATAACTATGGGAGACTTGAAGGGTACTTTACTTAATTTTGCCAGGCAAATGTTTGGTGAAAAACAGCAGATAAGACTTAGGCCTAGCTACTTTCCTTTTACTGAGCCTAGTGCTGAAGTAGATATATCTTGCGTAATATGTGAAGGTAGTGGCTGTAGAATTTGCAAGAATACAGGCTGGTTGGAGATTTTGGGTGCAGGGATGGTACATCCAAGGGTCTTTGAAATGTCCGGCTATGACCCCGAGAAAGTAACAGGTTTTGCTTTTGGCATGGGTGTTGAGAGAATCGCTATGTTAAAATATGGCTTTGATGATATGAGAGTATTTTTTGCAAATGATAAGAGAATGTTTAGACAGTTCATATAA
- a CDS encoding YqzL family protein, protein MKGWDPGMLTADFFWRLFKLTGSVTAYLIYKELV, encoded by the coding sequence ATGAAGGGATGGGATCCCGGTATGTTGACTGCAGATTTTTTTTGGAGATTATTTAAGCTTACGGGATCAGTAACGGCCTATCTTATATATAAAGAATTAGTTTGA
- a CDS encoding TrmH family RNA methyltransferase, producing MEIKKIESKSNKYLKNYRKLNKKKWREKLGLIPIEGVKLVEEAINNNINLEFVIISEEFKDNYGSSQFFKELSKLETFCYLVDNDIFKSTSFTESPQGILACASVKEYSLEKIIETKKDLILTSSIQDPGNLGTLMRSAVAFDFGGIIVTGDSVDTTNEKVVRSSMGAIFNLPFSNNNTGLNENDLIETLSEAGYKLIAAMPDGDISSYNIELSKDPLCIIVGSESWGISKEILASDLDMLKIKIPISANSDSLNAAVAGSILMYEVYRSR from the coding sequence ATGGAAATTAAAAAGATAGAAAGTAAAAGCAATAAATATCTAAAAAACTATAGGAAATTAAACAAAAAAAAGTGGCGTGAGAAGCTAGGGCTTATCCCGATTGAAGGGGTTAAGCTAGTAGAAGAAGCTATAAATAATAATATCAATTTGGAATTTGTAATCATATCTGAAGAGTTCAAAGATAATTATGGAAGCAGCCAATTTTTTAAAGAGTTAAGTAAGTTAGAGACATTTTGTTATCTAGTAGATAATGATATATTTAAAAGTACATCTTTTACAGAGAGTCCTCAAGGGATTCTTGCTTGTGCTAGTGTTAAAGAGTATTCACTAGAAAAAATAATTGAGACAAAAAAAGACTTGATCCTAACTAGCAGTATTCAAGATCCAGGAAACCTGGGTACACTTATGCGAAGTGCTGTGGCTTTTGATTTTGGTGGTATTATTGTAACTGGTGATAGTGTTGATACAACTAATGAAAAAGTAGTAAGAAGCAGCATGGGTGCAATTTTTAACCTTCCATTTAGTAATAATAATACAGGCTTAAATGAGAATGATTTGATAGAAACTCTGTCTGAAGCTGGTTACAAATTAATTGCTGCCATGCCTGATGGTGACATAAGCAGTTATAATATTGAATTATCAAAAGATCCACTTTGCATTATAGTTGGAAGTGAAAGTTGGGGTATCTCAAAAGAAATTTTGGCCAGTGATTTAGACATGTTAAAAATAAAAATACCAATATCAGCCAACTCTGATTCTTTAAATGCTGCAGTGGCTGGTTCTATACTTATGTATGAAGTTTATCGAAGCCGATGA
- a CDS encoding potassium channel family protein — translation MKKKQKQFAVIGMGRFGQSVANTLFNTGYEVLAIDNREKKIEEMAKKVTHTVQADATDEKALRSLGLRNFDVVIIAIGDDDINASIMTTLLVKEQGVQMVVAKANSENHGKILDKVGADRVVFPERDMGVRVAHNLECTNILDHIELTPEYSLAEIEVTENLANKSLKELDLRAKYGINVLAIKNCNDEVNVSPGADVKINRGDILIAVGKEDKIKKIEEI, via the coding sequence ATGAAGAAAAAACAAAAGCAATTTGCCGTTATAGGAATGGGGAGATTTGGCCAGAGCGTTGCCAATACTTTGTTTAATACAGGATATGAAGTACTTGCCATTGATAACAGAGAGAAAAAAATTGAAGAGATGGCAAAAAAGGTTACCCACACTGTCCAGGCTGATGCAACAGATGAAAAAGCGCTTAGATCTCTTGGGCTTAGAAATTTTGATGTAGTGATTATTGCAATTGGAGATGACGATATCAATGCTAGTATAATGACGACACTACTTGTTAAAGAACAAGGGGTTCAGATGGTAGTTGCAAAAGCTAACTCAGAAAACCATGGCAAAATTCTAGATAAAGTAGGTGCAGATAGGGTAGTTTTTCCTGAAAGAGATATGGGTGTTAGGGTTGCACATAACTTGGAATGTACAAATATATTGGATCATATTGAACTAACACCGGAATATAGCCTGGCTGAAATAGAAGTTACAGAAAATCTTGCTAACAAAAGTTTAAAAGAACTTGATTTGAGAGCAAAGTACGGGATAAATGTACTTGCCATAAAAAATTGTAACGATGAAGTTAACGTATCTCCTGGTGCTGATGTGAAGATTAATAGGGGCGACATTTTAATAGCTGTTGGCAAAGAAGACAAAATTAAAAAAATTGAAGAAATATAG